A segment of the Agarivorans albus genome:
GGGATATACGCTTGGCTGTCTAGCTTTAAGCGTTGTTTTCCTCGTCAAGCTAACGTTTTGTTTACCATTGTCGCAGTTTTTATCTATAATACGCGCAATTTTCCCCCTCCCACCTCCATCTGGAAAAGCGAGCACATAAATATGTTGGTACTACGTGGTGCACCTGCACTGTCTGAGTTTCGAATTGCGCAATTGTTAAAACGCTGCGCAGAGCAAGACCTTCCTGTTACAGCTATCTATGCTGAGTTTATGCATTTTGCTGATATCTCAAGTGATTTGACTGATGCTGAACAACAAGTATTAGATAAGTTATTGACCTACGGCCCTACTATTGCCGAGCATCAGCCTACTGGCCAGTTGCTATTAGTAGCTCCCCGTCCAGGTACAATTTCTCCTTGGTCTTCTAAGGCAAGTGATATTGCACATAACTGTGGTTTAGCCAATGTAACGCGTTTAGAACGCGGTATTGCTTACTATGTAGATACCAGTAGCGAACTAAACGAGCAACAAAGCAAACAGCTTAAAAGCTTAATTCACGACCGTATGATGGAAGTGGTATTTGCAGAAACCGAACAAGCTAGCGCATTGTTTGAACACGCAAGCCCTGCACCGTTTGAGTCGGTAGACATTCTATCTGGCGGTAAGCAAGCCTTAGAACAAGCTAACCAAGAATTAGGTTTGGCCTTGGCCGATGACGAAATCGACTACCTAGTAGAAAATTTCGAAAAAATGAAGCGCAACCCTAATGACGTAGAGCTAATGATGTTTGCTCAAGCAAACTCAGAGCACTGCCGCCATAAAATCTTTAATGCTGATTGGACAATCGATGGCGTAAAACAGCCAAAATCATTGTTCAAAATGATTAAAAATACCTATGAATTGAACAGCGATTACGTATTGTCGGCGTATAAAGATAACGCAGCGGTAATGACAGGTTCAGTGGCTGGCCGCTTCTTCCCAAATGCTGAAACTAAGCAATACAACTACCATCAAGAAGATATTCATATCTTGATGAAAGTAGAAACGCATAACCACCCAACGGCAATTTCTCCTTACCCTGGCGCGGCTACCGGCTCTGGTGGCGAAATTCGTGATGAAGGTGCAACCGGTCGTGGTTCTAAACCTAAAGCTGGCATGGTTGGTTTTACCGTTAGTAATCTACGCATTCCAGGTTTTGAGCAAAGCTGGGAAAGTAACTTTGGTAAGCCAAGTCGTATTGTAGATGCTTTAGAAATAATGATTGAAGCACCGTTAGGCGGCGCAGCGTTTAACAACGAATTTGGTCGCCCTAATATTTTGGGTTATTTCCGTACTTACGAAGAGCAAGTAGAAAGCTTTAACGGTAGTGAAGTACGTGGTTACCACAAACCAATCATGTTGGCGGGTGGCCTAGGTAACATTCGTGAAGATCATGTTGAGAAAGGTGAGATTCCGGTTGGTGCTAAAATCATTGTACTTGGTGGCCCAGCCATGAACATTGGTTTAGGTGGTGGTGCTGCCTCTTCAATGGCTTCTGGTCAATCGAGTGAAGATCTAGATTTTGCCTCAGTACAGCGTGAAAACCCAGAAATGGAGCGTCGCTGTCAGGAAGTTATCGACCGTTGTTGGCAACTAGGTGATGCTAACCCTATTGCATTCATTCACGATATTGGTGCTGGCGGTTTATCGAACGCTTGTCCTGAACTGGTTGATGACGGCGGCCGTGGTGGTATTTTTGATTTGCGCAGCGTGCCAAATGATGAACCAGGCATGTCGCCACTAGAAATTTGGTGTAACGAATCTCAAGAGCGTTACATGCTAGCTGTTGCACCTGAGCATTTGGATGTGTTCGACGCCATTTGTAAGCGCGAACGTGCCTTATATGCAGTTATTGGTGTAGCAACAGAAGAGCGTGATTTGATTCTTCACGATTCTCACTTTAACAACGATCCTATTCGTATGCCGCTAGAAGTACTTTTAGGAAAAGCACCTAAAATGCATCGCGACGTCAAAACCGCAACGTTTAATGGCCCGGCCTTTAATGGTGATAAGCTTGATTTAGCAGAAGCCGCAGAACGATTGTTACGTTTACCGGCCATTGCAGAGAAAACCTTCTTAATCACTATTGGTGACCGTAGTGTTACCGGTTTAGTGGCGCGTGATCAAATGGTTGGTCCTTGGCAGGTTCCGGTTGCTAACTGTGCGGTAACGGCGGCAAGTTACGATACCTATCATGGCGAAGCTATGTCGGTGGGTGAGCGCACGCCTGCAGCACTGATTGACCATGCAGCCTCGGCACGCTTAGCGGTAGCGGAAGCATTAACTAACATTGCAGCTACGAACATTGGTTCGTTAAACAACATTAAGTTGTCGGCTAACTGGATGTCAGCAGCTGGTCACCC
Coding sequences within it:
- the purL gene encoding phosphoribosylformylglycinamidine synthase gives rise to the protein MLVLRGAPALSEFRIAQLLKRCAEQDLPVTAIYAEFMHFADISSDLTDAEQQVLDKLLTYGPTIAEHQPTGQLLLVAPRPGTISPWSSKASDIAHNCGLANVTRLERGIAYYVDTSSELNEQQSKQLKSLIHDRMMEVVFAETEQASALFEHASPAPFESVDILSGGKQALEQANQELGLALADDEIDYLVENFEKMKRNPNDVELMMFAQANSEHCRHKIFNADWTIDGVKQPKSLFKMIKNTYELNSDYVLSAYKDNAAVMTGSVAGRFFPNAETKQYNYHQEDIHILMKVETHNHPTAISPYPGAATGSGGEIRDEGATGRGSKPKAGMVGFTVSNLRIPGFEQSWESNFGKPSRIVDALEIMIEAPLGGAAFNNEFGRPNILGYFRTYEEQVESFNGSEVRGYHKPIMLAGGLGNIREDHVEKGEIPVGAKIIVLGGPAMNIGLGGGAASSMASGQSSEDLDFASVQRENPEMERRCQEVIDRCWQLGDANPIAFIHDIGAGGLSNACPELVDDGGRGGIFDLRSVPNDEPGMSPLEIWCNESQERYMLAVAPEHLDVFDAICKRERALYAVIGVATEERDLILHDSHFNNDPIRMPLEVLLGKAPKMHRDVKTATFNGPAFNGDKLDLAEAAERLLRLPAIAEKTFLITIGDRSVTGLVARDQMVGPWQVPVANCAVTAASYDTYHGEAMSVGERTPAALIDHAASARLAVAEALTNIAATNIGSLNNIKLSANWMSAAGHPGEDAGLYAAVKAVGEELCPALGLTIPVGKDSMSMKTAWQDEGQDKAVTSPLSLIISAFAKVEDIRLTVTPQLRNDAGDTDLILIDLGHGKNRLGASCLAQVYKQLGNKVPDVDSPELLKGFFNAIQVLTAEQKLLAYHDRSDGGLFTTVAEMAFAGHCGVDVALDLLAGDTLDVLFSEELGAVIQVKTEEKEAVLNVLAGHGLASCSHVIGSLNDDDAIRFTRNGEVVLANTRTYYRGIWAETTYQMQALRDNPECAKQEFDAKFDAADPGLNIGLSFDINEDVAAPYIVKGLKPEMAILREQGVNSHHEMAAAFDRAGFAAVDVHMSDILAGRVSLDKFAGLVACGGFSYGDVLGAGEGWAKSILFNSRAREQFSAFFERNDSFALGVCNGCQMLSNLSELIPGADLWPRFVRNESERFEARFSLVEVQQSPSIFLNGMAGSQMPIAVSHGEGRVEVRGQAHLDALASSGTVALRYVDNYGEATTQYPANPNGSPLGITGLSSKDGRVTIMMPHPERVFRTVAHSWHPDDWREDSPWMRMFRNARVNVG